From Quercus robur cultivar Fastigiata chloroplast, complete genome:
TCGTATGGATATGTAAAATACAGGATTTCCAATCCTAGCAGGAAAGGGAGGGAAACGGATACTCAATTTAAAGTGAGTAAACAGAATTCCATACTCGATCTCATAGATACATATAGGATTCTGCGGAAAGCCGTATTCGATGAAAGTCGTATGTACGGCTTGGAGGGAGATCTTTCATATCTTTCGAGATCCACCCTACAATATGGGGTCAAAAAGCCAAAATAAATGATTTTAGCCCTTATAAAAAGAAAACGGATTCTTGAACCCCTTTCACGCTCATGTCACGTCGAGGTACTGCAGAAGAAAAAACTGCAAAATCCGATCCAATTTATCGTAATCGATTAGTTAACATGTTGGTTAACCGTATTCTGAAACACGGAAAAAAATCATTGGCTTATCAAATTATCTATCGAGCTATGAAAAAGATTCAACAAAAGACAGAAACAAATCCACTATCTGTTTTACGTCAAGCAATACGTGGAGTAACTCCCGACATAGCAGTAAAAGCAAGACGTGTAGGCGGATCGACTCATCAAGTTCCCATTGAAATAGGATCCGCACAAGGAAAAGCACTTGCCATTCGTTGGTTATTAGGGGCATCCCGAAAACGCCCGGGTCGAAATATGGCTTTCAAGTTAAGTTCCGAATTAGTGGATGCTGCCAAAGGGAGTGGCGATGCCATACGTAAAAAGGAAGAGACTCATAGAATGGCAGAGGCAAATAGAGCTTTTGCACATTTTCGTTAATCCATGAACAGGATCTATATAGACACATAGACCCATGGATCCATACATCTCGATCGGAAAAGAATCAATAGAAAAAGAAAGAATCGGAATTGATCGATATATTTATCGAAACAAACGAAAAGGAAACGAAAGACGAAACATAAATCATGTATCAACTAAGCCCTCTCGGGGACATGATTAAGAATAAGAAAGAGGAATCCCATGTAAATACCATGGAATAAGGTTTGATCCTATTCATGGGGATTCCGTAAATATTCCATTCCAAAAAGAGAAAGTTCGAAACAATTGGGATTTTTTTGGAGATTGGATGCAGTTACTAATT
This genomic window contains:
- the rps7 gene encoding ribosomal protein S7, with the translated sequence MSRRGTAEEKTAKSDPIYRNRLVNMLVNRILKHGKKSLAYQIIYRAMKKIQQKTETNPLSVLRQAIRGVTPDIAVKARRVGGSTHQVPIEIGSAQGKALAIRWLLGASRKRPGRNMAFKLSSELVDAAKGSGDAIRKKEETHRMAEANRAFAHFR